Sequence from the Primulina huaijiensis isolate GDHJ02 chromosome 16, ASM1229523v2, whole genome shotgun sequence genome:
TATACACTCAACAATGCATCATCATCATAATTTATGGATACAAAGAATTTGTATGCAACTTCATTTCAAGTATGACCTTGCTATCGCGCCATCAGCTCCATGGGGGTAGAATCCACCTGGCTGAGACTCACTCCCACTTCCATACACAATCCTAAGTATTTCCTCGGGTGTTCGCCCGTAAGCCAACGAGTCTCGATCTCCTGCTAGCACGTTACCTGCACTTTTCCCCTCCGGACCTAACGCGGGTTTAACGATCAGACCTTCATCTTTCAAGCCTTCCTTTCCAAGGCTATTTCTCAGGTTTGATATCTTATTTGTAAATTCTGCCACTGTATAACCATAGGGTACCACTGGTAAACCGGCATGCTCGTACAGCAGTGCTCGAAGGACCGCGTCTTGGCCTGATTCGACACCTAAGAGTCCCGCCACAAGCtaaattttcaaaagattagTAACCAACATATTAGTAATTATTGGCACAAGAGACTTTATAAGTAAAAAGAGAAGATGGCCGCTAGCAAATATTACCTTTTTGGCTGTTGGGGATTGGAGTTTTGGATTAGCTCCAACATATCCGGTGAGGCCAACATAAGGGATAACATAGCTTGCAAGCAGATAGTTGAGATCATTTGCATAGGGATCAAATGGAGGATGCAATTCTTTCCCAAATGCATTGTTCATCACTTTTGCGAAAGTCGCTACACTCAGGTCGAGCTGGGGTCGGGGAAATCCAGGGACTGTCCTTTTTATTGCCCTGCATATATTTTTAAGTATGAGGGCTATTAGTGACTACTTTGAGATACTCCAACATGATATTTgatggaaaaaattattttaacatatataattatacgttatataaaaatttagtatatttaaaatatcaaataatatatgtatgAAACTAATAATTGATTAGGAATGGACCTCAAATGTCCAAATTCTTGATACGCAAACTGCGCTGTGATATCTCTGATCAATGGACTGAGTTTAGCAATCTGAACGCCGATAGGCGGTGGGCCTCCCGACGTAAGATTAGGCTCAAGAACGTCCAAGCCATGACCGAAAGCTCCCCAAGCGAAGAACTCGGCCTCCAAGTATTCCAAATTCAGAGGGAACTCAAGAAGATCAACGTCCGATTTGGGCAGACCCTGCGACACCGTAAGGCTGCcgtgaagaagaagaaggaagaagaaaaggGCGGTTGAGGTGGCAGAAATGGACGATATTGTTGCCATG
This genomic interval carries:
- the LOC140960851 gene encoding desiccation-related protein PCC13-62-like; translated protein: MATISSISATSTALFFFLLLLHGSLTVSQGLPKSDVDLLEFPLNLEYLEAEFFAWGAFGHGLDVLEPNLTSGGPPPIGVQIAKLSPLIRDITAQFAYQEFGHLRAIKRTVPGFPRPQLDLSVATFAKVMNNAFGKELHPPFDPYANDLNYLLASYVIPYVGLTGYVGANPKLQSPTAKKLVAGLLGVESGQDAVLRALLYEHAGLPVVPYGYTVAEFTNKISNLRNSLGKEGLKDEGLIVKPALGPEGKSAGNVLAGDRDSLAYGRTPEEILRIVYGSGSESQPGGFYPHGADGAIARSYLK